A DNA window from Vicinamibacterales bacterium contains the following coding sequences:
- a CDS encoding TonB-dependent receptor, producing MERRLRTWIMCAALAMCAPGVALAQSSFTGTVRDTSGAVLPGVTVEATSPVLIEGTKSDITDANGLYRIVDLRPGVYTLSFSLAGFKQVRQEKVELRADFVGTMNATLEVGAIEEAITVTGASPTVDVSSNAKVEVMTSEILEQVPTGRTIQALAQLVSGVSLNVPDVGGSRAMQQSYMSTRGLSSANNIVTVDGLMVNGLDGDGAVQQYFNAAMMEEMTYQTSGAGADVSQGGVRMNIVPKDGGNRFSGSFFGSFNHKNLQSKNLTQDIIDRGLRTGGGVDRIYDLNLAIGGPIKRDRLWFFGSARAWSVNAPVQDVLVVPAGTPYRTGIAQCRSGAISCETGIDDQSIESGMLRLTWQATSKHKFSVYYDEINKYRGHGMNAGDDYNTASQIWTSPRYNSAAAKYTGTLSNQLLAEAGYSFNYEEYVITNQEGVNKVPFSPEWFANASRRDQNLVTLTNGLANWGGRYPDRWNMMGALSYITGAHNVRAGFQYTWGTYVNTRETNADLQQVYSNGNPISVTVYNTPLRYQENLNGDLGLYIQDSWALNRLTINTGLRWERFAHEVADQKSGAGRFIGERSFSAIPMPTWKDFAPRVGIVYDVFGTGRTALKAGFNRYNESRTTQFATRYNPLALTSASLSWTDLNGNDIAEGDKGCTYLSPGCEINYAQLPSNFGSRSLATVDPDFQRTYNLEYTGGIQHELFPRVSVSATYYRRKFYDLAVRDNLLREFSDYRAVDVVSPLDGSVFQVYTVATAAKLREVQDFDTNSSDRSQVYNGADLTFNARLPRGGTLFGGFTMERTMRNVCDEPDNPNNLRFCDDADNGIPWLKQFKFAGTYPVGFGVQASLSFQSIAGRALGGYTTANNKISGPGYGDTGSPVATQWLITRATRYAANCTGPCTPGALVVPGMTEASVTVPLVPGGTEFLDRINQLDLSLAKWFDVGGGRRAQFQVDLFNIANANPVLGVRSVNFGTAAYNTPSSILNPRVIRLGVQFKW from the coding sequence CGGACATCACCGACGCGAACGGTCTGTACCGCATCGTGGACCTGCGCCCGGGCGTCTACACCTTGAGCTTCTCGCTGGCCGGGTTCAAGCAGGTCCGGCAGGAAAAGGTGGAGCTGCGCGCCGACTTCGTGGGCACCATGAACGCGACGCTCGAGGTGGGCGCCATCGAGGAGGCCATCACGGTCACGGGCGCCTCACCCACCGTCGACGTCTCGAGCAACGCCAAGGTCGAGGTGATGACCTCCGAGATCCTCGAGCAGGTGCCCACCGGCCGCACCATCCAGGCCCTGGCCCAGCTCGTGAGCGGCGTCTCCCTGAACGTGCCGGACGTGGGCGGCTCGCGCGCCATGCAGCAGAGCTACATGTCCACCCGTGGCCTCAGCTCCGCCAACAACATCGTGACGGTGGACGGCCTGATGGTGAACGGCCTCGACGGTGACGGTGCCGTCCAGCAGTACTTCAACGCCGCGATGATGGAGGAGATGACCTACCAGACGAGCGGCGCCGGCGCCGACGTCTCGCAGGGCGGCGTCCGCATGAACATCGTCCCGAAGGACGGCGGCAACCGCTTCAGCGGCTCCTTCTTCGGCTCCTTCAACCACAAGAACCTGCAGAGCAAGAACCTCACCCAGGACATCATCGACCGCGGCCTCCGGACCGGCGGCGGCGTCGACCGGATCTACGACCTCAACCTGGCCATCGGCGGCCCCATCAAGCGCGACCGCCTGTGGTTCTTCGGCTCCGCCAGGGCCTGGTCCGTCAACGCCCCGGTGCAGGACGTGCTCGTGGTGCCGGCGGGCACGCCGTATCGCACGGGCATCGCCCAGTGCCGGAGCGGGGCGATCTCCTGCGAGACCGGCATCGACGACCAGAGCATCGAAAGCGGCATGCTGCGCCTGACCTGGCAGGCCACCTCGAAGCACAAGTTCTCGGTGTACTACGACGAGATCAACAAGTACCGTGGGCACGGCATGAACGCCGGCGACGACTACAACACGGCCTCCCAGATCTGGACCTCGCCGCGCTACAACTCCGCGGCCGCCAAGTACACGGGCACCCTCAGCAACCAGCTCCTCGCCGAGGCCGGCTACTCGTTCAACTACGAGGAATACGTCATCACCAACCAGGAGGGCGTCAACAAGGTGCCGTTCTCGCCCGAGTGGTTCGCCAACGCGAGCCGCCGTGACCAGAACCTGGTCACCCTCACCAACGGCCTGGCGAACTGGGGCGGCCGATACCCGGACCGCTGGAACATGATGGGCGCGCTCAGCTACATCACGGGCGCGCACAACGTCCGCGCCGGGTTCCAGTACACCTGGGGCACGTACGTGAACACCCGCGAGACCAACGCCGACCTGCAGCAGGTGTACTCGAACGGCAACCCGATCAGCGTGACCGTCTACAACACGCCGCTGCGCTACCAGGAGAACCTGAACGGCGACCTGGGCCTCTATATCCAGGACTCCTGGGCGCTGAACCGCCTGACCATCAACACGGGCCTCCGCTGGGAGCGCTTCGCCCACGAAGTGGCGGATCAGAAGTCGGGCGCCGGCCGTTTCATCGGCGAGCGGAGCTTCTCGGCAATCCCGATGCCCACGTGGAAGGACTTCGCCCCCCGGGTCGGCATCGTGTACGACGTGTTCGGCACCGGCAGGACGGCCCTGAAGGCCGGCTTCAACCGCTACAACGAGTCGCGCACGACCCAGTTCGCGACCCGCTACAATCCGCTGGCGCTCACGAGCGCGAGCCTCAGCTGGACCGACCTGAACGGCAACGACATCGCCGAGGGCGACAAGGGCTGCACGTACCTGTCCCCGGGCTGCGAGATCAACTACGCCCAGCTGCCGTCGAACTTCGGCAGCCGGTCGCTGGCGACCGTGGATCCCGACTTCCAGCGCACCTACAACCTGGAGTACACGGGCGGCATCCAGCACGAGCTCTTCCCCCGGGTGTCGGTCTCGGCCACCTACTACCGCCGCAAGTTCTACGACCTGGCGGTGCGCGACAACCTCCTCCGGGAGTTCAGCGACTACCGCGCCGTGGACGTCGTGAGCCCGCTCGACGGCAGCGTGTTCCAGGTCTACACGGTGGCCACCGCGGCCAAGCTGCGGGAGGTGCAGGACTTCGACACCAACAGCTCGGACCGGTCGCAGGTGTACAACGGCGCCGATCTGACGTTCAATGCGCGGCTGCCCCGGGGCGGCACGCTCTTCGGCGGCTTCACCATGGAACGCACCATGCGGAACGTGTGTGACGAGCCGGACAACCCGAACAACCTCCGCTTCTGCGACGACGCGGACAACGGCATCCCCTGGCTGAAGCAGTTCAAGTTCGCGGGCACCTACCCGGTGGGCTTCGGCGTCCAGGCCAGTCTCTCGTTCCAGAGCATCGCCGGGCGTGCGCTCGGCGGCTACACGACGGCCAACAACAAGATCTCGGGTCCCGGGTACGGCGACACCGGGAGCCCGGTGGCCACCCAGTGGCTCATCACGCGGGCGACCCGCTACGCCGCCAACTGCACGGGCCCGTGCACGCCGGGCGCGCTGGTGGTCCCGGGCATGACCGAGGCCTCCGTCACGGTGCCGCTCGTGCCCGGCGGAACCGAGTTCCTGGACCGGATCAACCAGCTCGACCTGAGCCTCGCCAAGTGGTTCGACGTCGGCGGCGGCCGCCGGGCGCAGTTCCAGGTGGACCTCTTCAACATCGCCAACGCCAACCCGGTGCTGGGCGTGCGGTCGGTCAACTTCGGCACCGCCGCCTACAACACGCCGAGCAGCATCCTGAACCCGCGCGTCATCCGGCTGGGCGTGCAGTTCAAGTGGTAG